One region of Triticum aestivum cultivar Chinese Spring chromosome 6B, IWGSC CS RefSeq v2.1, whole genome shotgun sequence genomic DNA includes:
- the LOC123139263 gene encoding uncharacterized protein, with protein MTSLLYTNGGGGTRPTTRIGVTIGFGTRIGMGFKSVMIGIGRLLGWGHAKKKAIPDPNPPPTLHLLPHRHRRSTLGRRRPTHLLPRCPARVHLLPRRQSTTLAAAAPRPTPVHLLTKPPPEHHSRRHHAVQYVGARSTPHHRLAVQSPDFLLLRCVQRQGEAGSISLVSRYLRFSLKVLRRINVSSYIWSAGNIRIKRVLSFRVTTTKNSSLPLRRASSLARTPQDNSTTGKLFSLVCSRQTISKDGTAHMIDMLKAALAGRHSRPSSEPSYRPEGTKASSFTYDQDGKERAVAEINFLSLTDYVGPKQKTGWGVAALWSGNKSMYTLMNVLQMLNSNQSFVPYRQSKVTRILCKTLCSRRAGLW; from the exons ATGACCTCTTTGCTTTACACCAACGGTGGTGGAGGAACCCGTCCCACTACTCGAATTGGTGTGACCATCGGCTTCGGCACTCGGATCGGTATGGGGTTCAAGAGTGTGATGATCGGTATAGGCAGGTTGCTCGGGTGGGGGCATG CAAAAAAAAAAGCCATACCCGATCCAAACCCCCCACCTACCCTCCACCTTCTACCACATCGCCACCGGAGAAGCACCCTAGGACGCCGTCGCCCCACCCACCTTCTGCCGCGCTGCCCCGCCCGCGTCCACCTTCTGCCGCGCCGCCAGAGCACCACCctggccgccgccgcgccccgcccaaCCCCCGTCCACCTTCTTACAAAGCCGCCACCGGAGCACCACTCCCGCCGGCACCATGCAGTCCAGTACGTGGGGGCACGCAGCACGCCCCACCATCGCCTTGCAGTCCAAAGTCCGGATTTCTTGCTGTTGCGTTGCGTGCAGCGACAAGGAGAAGCCGGATCCATCAGCCTCGTCTCCCGCTACCTGAG ATTCAGTCTCAAAGTCCTGCGCCGCATCAATGTTTCTTCCTACATATGGTCTGCTGGAAACATTAGGATAAAAAGAGTACTCTCGTTCCGAGTGACAACCACAAAAAACAG TTCCCTACCACTGAGGAGAGCTTCATCCCTCGCACGCACACCTCAAGATAATAGCACAACTGGAAAACTATTCTCATTGGTGTGCAGCAGACAAACTATTTCGAAAGATGGCACAGCTCACATGATCGACATGCTCAA GGCGGCGCTTGCAGGGCGGCACTCACGGCCGAGCAGCGAACCCAGCTACCGACCAGAGGGCACCAAGGCCTCATCATTCACATATGACCAGGACGGCAAAGAGCGTGCTGTGGCCGAGATCAATTTTCTCAGCCTCACAG ACTATGTGGGCCCCAAGCAGAAGACCGGCTGGGGAGTGGCTGCTCTGTGGAGCGGCAACAAGTCCATGTATACCTTGATGAATGTCCTGCAAATGCTGAATAGCAACCAGAGCTTTGTGCCATACAGGCAGAGCAAAGTTACTCGTATTCTCTGCAAGACTCTTTGTTCAAGACGAGCGGGGCTGTGGTGA
- the LOC123137421 gene encoding (+)-neomenthol dehydrogenase has product MDCSSSKETPPHKAWWTGETVAVVTGANRGIGHALAARLAEQGLSVVLTARDEARGEAAAAELRARGLPSVRFRCLDVTDPASVAAFASWIRDHVGGLDILVNNAGVSFNEIDTNSVEHAETVLKTNFYGAKMLIEALLPLFRRSSGTSRILNLSSQLGLLNKVRDPSLRSMLLDEGRLTEQQVEAMASRFLAQVKDGTWQDHGWPAVWTDYAVSKLALNAYSRLLAARLRGAVAVNCFCPGFTRTDMTRGWGKRTAEEAGRVAAGLALLPPADLPTGKFFKWSTPQLYSKL; this is encoded by the exons ATGGACTGCTCGAGTTCCAAAGAGACGCCACCGCACAA GGCGTGGTGGACCGGCGAGACGGTGGCGGTGGTAACGGGGGCCAACCGTGGCATTGGGCACGCGCTGGCCGCGCGCCTGGCGGAGCAGGGGCTGTCCGTGGTGCTCACGGCGCGGGACGAGGCGCGcggggaggccgccgccgccgagctccgcgCCAGGGGTCTCCCGTCCGTGCGTTTCCGCTGCCTCGACGTCACCGACCCCGCCTCTGTCGCCGCCTTCGCCTCCTGGATCCGCGACCACGTCGGCGGCCTCGACATTCTG GTGAACAATGCCGGGGTATCGTTCAACGAGATCGACACCAACTCGGTGGAGCATGCTGAGACAGTCCTAAAGACGAACTTCTATGGAGCCAAGATGCTCATCGAGGCGCTCCTGCCCCTTTTCCGTCGATCCTCTGGGACCAGCCGGATCCTGAACCTCAGCTCCCAGCTTGGCCTTCTCAAT AAGGTGAGGGACCCGTCGTTGAGGAGCATGCTGCTGGACGAGGGCAGGCTGACGGAGCAGCAGGTCGAGGCCATGGCGTCGCGGTTCCTGGCGCAGGTGAAGGACGGGACGTGGCAGGACCACGGGTGGCCGGCCGTGTGGACGGACTACGCGGTCTCCAAGCTGGCCCTCaacgcctactcccgcctcctcgCCGCGCGGCTGCGGGGGGCCGTAGCTGTCAACTGCTTCTGCCCCGGGTTCACGCGGACTGACATGACGCGGGGGTGGGGCAAGCGCACCGCCGAGGAGGCCGGCCGCGTCGCCGCGGGGCTCGCGCTGCTGCCCCCTGCCGACCTCCCCACCGGCAAGTTCTTCAAGTGGTCCACGCCGCAGCTCTACTCCAAGCTCTGA